The window ACTGGCTTGCTTTAATTAAAATTACCGTCATCATTGTGTTCATAATGGCAGGATTATTGTTACTGCTCGTGACTTTTGGTGATCATACAGCTGTCGGTTTCTCTAACTTAACTGACCATGGCGGTTTCTTTCCGAATGGATCAACAGGTTTAATCACGGCGATGTTGGTGGTAATTTATTCATATGGCGGTACAGAAATTATCGGGGTCACATTGGCAGAAACGAAAAATCCCGAAAAAGTGGTTCCAAAAGCCGTTCGCAGTACATTGATCAGGATCATTTCTTTCTATATCATTCCATTTTTCATCATCGTTAGTTTAATTCCTTGGAACGAAGTAAACGGGGTGCCTGAAAGTCCGTTTGTGATGGTCTTTCAAATGATAGGGATTCCAGGTGCAGACCATATTATGAACACCGTTGTTCTACTGGCGATCATTTCATCGATGAACTCTGGATTGTATGGTTCATCACGCGTCCTGTATACACAAGCCGTGGACGGTCGCATTCCGAAAATTTTTTCACGTTTATCCAAGAAGAAAGTTCCTGTTTACGCAATATTAATGTGTACTTCCGCTTTATATGGAGGTGTACTGATTTCATTATTTGCTGGAAGCAAGACCTTCGAATTCCTGATGGGATCGCTGGGATATACCGTATTATTCATCTGGTTGATCATTGCCTTAGCCCATTTGAATTCACGTAAACAACAGCCCGGAAAAACAAGTTCCTATTCAGTTAGATGGTTCCCGTATACGACTTGGGCAGCAATCATCGCTTTAATAACGATCCTGATTGGAATCATTTTCACGACATCCATCATCGTAACAATCATTACACTTTGCATCTACATCTTTATTACCTTAACGTATGTATGGCAAAGACGCTTTAATAAAATCTAGAGACTTCCCTAGTGTATTTTGTAGACTACATAATATGGATCAGATTCTTTATGATACCGAAATAGATGTTGATTTTCTTATAGACACGGACACAGAATTTCTACACCCTCTTATTAAGCAAACGGGTACTTTAGTGAAACAAGACCATCATATTGATGGTCTATTTTTACGTCTAAAATATTAAGAAGGCTTCAGCGTTACAATGTGAAATGTTACACTTAAACTTACGCATCAGTTTAGTTGAAGAAGAAAATGGGAGTTTTTATATCGAATTTGACACAAATTTCGAAACAAAAAAATGAACTGTGCCAAAAGGACAGTTCAATCAATAGGTATTATTTTACATTCTTTAGAGGAGAAATGACATTGTTATAAAAAAATCTTTCCCATTTAGCTAACAAACCTTTCCCATTTTCACCACGTTGTATTTCAATTTCGTGGTTTTTATGAAATTCTGCTTTTCGTTTATTATGATTTTTATGCCATTGATGGATAGCAGCTTGTTTCATTTTTATTCCTCCTCCGATTATTCCCATAATTATATCTCTAGGATTGATAATTACAAAGTTATTTTAACCAACAAGTTTTGATAAAAAGAAGCAAAAATTACGCAACGAAAAAGGGAGGTGCGTTATTGGGAATAAAACGCTGAAGAAGAACAATGTCGTAGTACGACCATAATGTGTAATAAATGAGAAGGTGCTTATTCAACTAACGGGTGCTTTACTTCAATAAGAAGAATAAAAAAACCCAACAATTATGTTAGACTTTTTATATTTGTTACAAATTTTCAAATTGGAGGTATTCTAAAATATTTCCGAAGGGGTCTCTAAAACTAATATATTTTCCTGGAGGGCAATTAGTTGGTTCGTCTATAATAAAATTCACTTTTTTCTCTTTTAAGAATTTAACTTTTTCATAAATATCTTCAGTTCGCAATCCTAATACAACTCCTGAAATTTCTTGATTATAGGTTGCATTATCGTTCTCTTCTAAAACAAGTGGTAATTCTCCGTGTACAAGTGATATAAGCTTAGGGCCATACTGTTTGTCTAATTCAAAACCTAAAGTATTCGTATAAAAGTCGACTGCTTTGTTTAAATTTGGCACGTAAATGCTTATAACACAAACTTCACTTTTCATATTAATCCCCCCATTTTTGGTATTATCATATATATTCTACACTCTCTAACAATCGTCCTTCTTTAGGAATAAAATTTTAACTTGATTCTATTATTAAACTAACGCAGCAGGCTAGTTAAAAAAGAAGGTATTTTTAGGAGGTTAGCGAAGTAGAATAAGGATTTCAAGTGAAGGGTAGATTACTTCAAAATTTGGAGGGGTAACTTGAAAAAACAGAAAGCTTTGTTTATATTGTTTTATTTGATTTTTTTATTGTTGATTGTTGGTTGTACGAATAAAAATGTTGCTTTAACTGATTATGAGAATGATATAAATAAATTAGAAAGTGGAATTTTGGAACTGAATCAAGCTATGGAAAAACAACAACTTTTACACGAGGAACTAGATATGAAAATGAGAACACTTGAGGAGTCATCTATAGTTCTTCAAAATAATTTTTATGCTATGAATGAAATAGTTAACCTCACTATAGAATCCAAAACTGCTATGTTAAATAATGCAGAGATTAAAGGAGATATACTGAATTTAAATATTACCTTTACTGAGAAAATAAGAGATCAGAATGCACCAAATGGATTTCGTTTAGAGGTAACAGAGGGAGGTACTCAAACCTTAAGCATTTCTAGAAATATTCCTATTTTTTTGGTGGAGAATGCTACTTCAATAATCCAAGTAGATTGGGAAAAGGTTGTTACTCATAGAGGCTTGCTTCAACTATTCGAAAAGAATGGAGAAGTTGTTTTCATATCTGAAATCTATCTACCATAATAAATATACAAACGGTTTGTTCTTCAACTCCCATGAAAATTCGATTGTTCTTTTTGCTTGTCAAAGTAATCTTCACCTAAGTCTAAGTACATTTCTTTGCGTGTTAGGAGATAATAGGTGATTCTTAAAATACATGAACAACTGATATCCCTGCACGCTTCTTACCTTTTCTTGATGCGGTACGCCTATAAGGGCACCCAAATAGTTTTGGATCCTTTGACTTTTTTCATATCGTGCTAAAGCAGCAGAATAGTTGAATAAGAGAAGGGGAGTTTTTATGTCGCATTTGACAACAAAATGTGAAATAAAAAAGATGCCTTTTGGCACTACAGAGATAAGAATCTAATATCTATAAGCACTAAGCCAGTCAAATAATTGGTCATAGTTACTTGAAAATTTTACGTTGTCTTTGGTATTGGTATGTTCAAGGTGACTTAGAATGTCCCCTTCTTCTAATAAAAAAGCGACCGCAATAACGTTCTCTAGTATATTATTTGAGAAAAATTTGTCTTTCCACAATTTTTGTACAGAAAAATGTTCTGGGGTATAACCTTTACGATTAACTAACAACTTATACTTTTTTCCTTGACCAATAAAAGAATAGCATGTTTTCTCAAATGAATTAAACCACGTATTTACATCAGTAATGGATATGTAACCAGTCAAATTAGTAATAATAATATCTTCATAGATGGTTGTACTTAGATCTTTAATATTCAACAAAAAAATCAACCCCTTACTATCATTATAAATTAAATAATGGGAAGGTGTAAAAAGTTTAATGTTAAATTACGCATTTCGAACAGAAGGTGCTTGTTCAACTAACGGGTGCTTTAGTAAAATAGACCATCATTTCGATGGTCTATCTCTTAGTCCAAAACATCCATAAGATTTCAGCGATACAATGTGAAATGTTACACTTAAACTAACGCAGCAGGCGATTTAAGCAATAAAGAACGTTATGATGGATAGAATAACAGATGTAATGCTCATTGCAATTAATGGTCGTAATGCTTTTGTCCGAAGATCTCGAATACTAACATTTAAGCCGAGACCCACCATTGCTGCCGTAAGGATAAATGATGTGAAAGTTGAAATTCCGTTTGAAACACCATTTGAGATTGGAATGTAATTACCAAGAACATAGCTTCCGAATAGACTCATAAGAATAAAGCCTATTAGAAACCAAGGAAATTCAATATTTGTTTCTTCTGTGTTCTCGACATTATTTCTATTTATCCAATACATTAAGATAAAACTAAGTGGTACAAGGAGAAGAACACGGCCTAATTTCGCCAACAGGGCTATAGCTAAAGCATCTTGACCTGCTGGAGCCGCTGCCAACGCAACATGGGCAATTTCATGGAGACTGATTCCACTCCATATCCCGTAATGGATAGCAGTTCCAGGAAGAAGAGGCAGCAAAATAGTGTAGGTTATTGAAAAAATGGTTCCTACAAGTGCGATAATACCTGCACCGATAGCTGTATCATCATCTTTTGCTTTTATTATAGGAGAAACAGCTGCTATTGCGGCGGCTCCGCATACTCCTGTTCCGATTCCAAGTAGTAATGATAATGATGAATTAGCCTTCAAAAGTTTCCCTAACCATACAGTCACCAGGATAGCAAACACAATAACTCCTACATCCCGAACAAGAAGACCTATTCCCTGATGAATAACAACATCAATATTTAGTTTCAAGCCAAATAATATAATAGCAAAGCGTAAAAAACGTTTGGCAGAAAATTGGATGCCGCTACGAATCGCTTCAGGGTAACCAAAAATTTGCCGGTACACGACCGCAATTATGATGGCAATCGCTAAAGAACCTACACGATCAAATCCTGGAATTGTAGATAGCGCAAAACCAATTGCCGCAATCACACATGTAAAGGCAATACCTCCAAACCATAAGCCTAAAGTAGAATTTGGCGAAGGCTTTTTCCTCGGTACGCCAACCTTATCTATCTTGGCTAAATTTTGACTCACCATATCATCACCTCAATTTACTTTTTACAATTTCAGATTACTCTTGTTTCCTGGATAAGGAAAATAACAAGTTATAATGAGGATGATAAGTTAAATCGAATAAATCATTTATTTAAGTTGAACAATCAAGAGTAGTTACTATGCCTGCCTAAAGTCTCGTATTTTACTGCATAACTTTATTATTTCCAATAATATTCACTTTTTTAATAGAAAAGTAAAAAATCATTGCTATAATGTAAATCAAAAATAGGAATTTATTGCAAGGGGGTATTTTATCTGTGAATTTTCATTTACAAGTATTTGTTATGGTTGCAGAAAAGAAGAGTTTTTCAAGAGCAGCTGAAGAACTTCACCTGACACAACCAGCGGTAAGTCAATACATACGTGCATTGGAAGATTCAATAGGGACCAGGCTATTGGAGAGAACTAATAAATATGTTCGATTAAATCAGGCTGGAGAGATTGTATTTCTTCATGCAAAAGAAATATTAGGTCTTTACACAAAAATGCAGTGTTTAATCGATGACTTAACACATAAAGCAATAGGTTCCATTTCCATTGGCGCAAGCTATACGTTTGGAGAATATATTTTGCCACATATTATTGCTAGACTGCAAAATCTATATCCAGAGATAAGTCCATCTATCGCGATACATAATACAAAAGAAATCATTGATCTAGTAACGAACCATCAGTTGGATATTGGAATAATTGAAGGGCATTTTCAAGGGGAAAAGTTGGTTACCGAGATAGTAGCAGAAGATAATATGGTCGTCGTGGCCTCTCCTGATCATCACTTAATAAAAAAGAAAAGGGAAATTAAAATTTCGGAATTAGAGGAAGAAACGTGGATTGTAAGAGAAAATGGCTCTGGTACAAGAGAAGCTACAGAAAACCTATTTCGAAAATATGAAATGACACCGAAAAAATTAATGGAGTTCGGCAGTACCCAACTGATAAAAGAATCTGTTGAAGCTGGACTTGGCATTTCTCTACTATCCAACTGGGCTATTGAAAAGGAGCTGCACAATCATTATATTAAAATTATTAAAGTAAAAGGATTACCATTTAAACGTAATTTTTCGATCTTAACAAATACCACCTATGAGACTAAAGTATTAAAATCATTTATCGAAACGCTTCATCAATACCTTTCTCAACAAGAACGTTTTTAGGATAAGAAATTTTAGTGCATCTTTTGTTCCTCCTAATTAGAAAAGAAGCCAATGATAGAACATGACTTCTGTAAAGCAATAAAAAAGGTAGTTCAAAATAGAATCTAAAAAGCCATTTTCATTTTAAATGTACCCACTATTTTTGTGTGGAAAAATGGTAAATAATAGGTGTGTTACATACCGACGATAAAAAACTGGGTGCTTTGTAGATAATTTAATGGGCTTTAACAAGACGAGTTTGAGGGATCCGCTTGATGATGTATCGCATTTCGGCGACACTCATTTTGTGTGGCTGTCTGGCTGTTACAAAAATAGCAGAGTTTTGATCATTACGGCTTTCTATATAGCGTTTAAGCCATATGTCGCACCATATATTAAAATAAACTTCCCTTTCCTTGTCGCCTTTTCCTCTAACGTTCGCAGATTGATTGAACCAATTAATATGATTCTTTTCTAGCAACTACTTCTCCAATTCGACAACCGCTAGAAAACATGAATTCAAAAATCGCTTTTTCCACTTGGGAATGACAGGGTTCACGAAGGTGTTCAACCTCCCGTTCGGTTAAATACTTGGATATCCGCTTACCTACTCTGGGCTCTTTAATTTTGGAAGTTGGATTCTTACTCAGGTATCCTTCTTCATGGGACCAACGAAAAAATGATTTCATAAAGCGGATACGATTTGAAAGGCTGAGTGTATATTCTTTTTTCAAGGTGATTTTTAATGAAATAAAATGGTAACCGCAGTATAAACAAGTAACAAAGCCATGATGGTATTGAAAACGGTCTGATATTTAGCAATCAACTTCTTGAATAATGACCCAAACAAACTCCAACTGAATGTCCCTATGAATCCAATCACAGCTAACAAGATCACAAATAGAAACTGAGTCAAATAATGGTGATAAAAGGGTGTAACGAATGTGGCCGTGACTGTAATGGCATAAATAGTTGCTTTAGGATTGATGAATTGCAACATAGCGCCTGATTTTAAATTATTATATCGATTATTAAATTGTTGTTCTTTACTAACTTTGCTCGTAATTATTTTATAAGCTAGATAAAGTAAATAGAGACAACCAAATAATTTCATAATAAACTCAACTTCTGGAAAAGCGGTATTTAATGCAACACTAAAATAATTAGCGAATAATAGTAAAATAAAAAATCCAAAACCTACCCCTAAGCAAAATCTGAAAGTCTGTTTCAAACCAAATTTATTGGCGTAATACAACGACATAATATTATTAGGACCCGGTGTGAAACTTGCGACAAATGCATAAACCAATAGTGACAACATGGACATAATGACTGCACTCCCTGTATGTTATAAAGCACAAAAATGCTTTATAGTGACTTGTGCTTTATATTGTACAATATAGACGTTATAATGTAAATGAAAAATAGGGGACACGATTTGAAGGAAGTACATGTGGTGGTAGCTAAAAATATGAAGGCATACAGAAAGGCTAATAAATTAAGTCTGGATAAGGTTTCAGAAATAACAAGCGTCAGTAAAACAATGTTAGGCCAAATAGAACGAGGAGACTCTTCCATAGCATGACATTTTTTATTTATCATGTGTTCCTTGGCAGGAGCAAATTAATTTATGAATTCTAAAAAGTAGGGGCTAGTGCATCACTTGGAGTCCTGGCGAGAAATCCCTAATTTTGAGGAGAAAATTCTAACGCAATTACATTCCTATAAGCTACAGAAATTACTGGAACAACAGTTAGATTATTATCATCAACGGCAATCCATTGTGAAATGTTGCACTTAAACTAAAGCAGCAGTTTATTTAAGAAGAAGGTATAAATGGAAGGTAATCGAAGTAGGTATTATATGGGGAATATCCTTTATTGAACTACCGAAGGTTATTGCTTAAAAAGTGCACTCGCCTATTAGTCTATTTTGGCAGAAATATTAAAGTAGTTGGTAGGTTTCTTTGAATGTTTTGGAGATTTATATTGTTTTTTAACGGAAGGCGGAACTATAATTTTGATTGATTATTTTGAACGTAAAATAAGATTAAAAGACTTTGAAGTTTGGAATGTCCGAATTGGCAAACAACACTATCCTTTAGTCATATTAGATGAATTTCGACCTGCAACATTTGAAGATTTTGAAATGCCAAAGCTAATTTATGAAGAAGATAACCAACGTGTTAATTATGTATCTGCTACATATTACTCAAAAGAACCTATTAAAGATGAACATAGAGAAATACTTGGTGAATTTGCACGAATGCTTACAGAACATTTAGCATTGGCACATTGTGAAGTTATTATAAAGATGTATCAAGAAAATCCTGAACAAGCGATAGACCGAATTATGTTAACTAAATATGGTTTCAAAGAGTCTGATATTCCTTTAGAAAAGCTATGGCACTTGAATCAAGAATAGAGGTTCAACCTTTACACTAACGATGCTTTTGTTAAACAAGACCATCATATCGATGGTCTATTTTTACTTTCAGAACATCAACAAGGGTTCGGCGATACAATGTGCTGTTTGTGAGATAAGTACCCCTCAGAGCTGCTTAAAATAGGGAAGGCTTCGTTAATTGTTTGTATAACTTCCTCCACTAACTCTTCCTTGATGACTAACATGGCTTGTTAGACAAACATTCATTCATAAACTACTAAACTTCTTTATGCAATCTCATTTTGCATCTTCTCTTTTAACAAAGTGATCTTCCCTTAAGTGTGAGTTGGTTGCTTTTTTCAATTGAAAAAATTTGAGGTATCCGTAACTTTCCACTACTAGTACATCCTTGAGCTTTTAGAATACATACGTTGGGGATCTACTAAGGATATCCTCTTTAATATCCTTATTAAAACCAAATTTATCACCGAAGAAGAATGAAGTTGAAGGGAAAAGTCATCAATATGTTTATCGGATTCAAATACTTTCCATGTCAGTTGTTAAATTTTGGATTAGAATTATTTAAATATGGTAAAGATCAACGATTACTATAATTATCAAAACTTACCTATTGAGTTATAGATATGATTTAAAAGCATACTATAGCTATATTAATAATAGGAGGGAAATTCAGTGTCTAATGCTTATTTAGATTTATTGGCTTATTTAGGAATTGGTGGTGCACATCCTGGAGGTTTTAGTCTAACCAAATCTATACTGGAAGTTGAAAAAATTCAACCAAATGAATCTGTGTTAGATATAGGTTGTGGAACAGGACAAACTGCAGCTTTCATAGCAGAAAGATTTAATTGTCAAGTGATAGCGATTGATAATCACCCAATTATGGTAGATAAAGCTAGGCAACGATTTTATAAAAATGAAGCAACAGTCAAGGTGATTAAAGGAGACATACAAAATATGGATTTTGTAGATAATTCCTTCGATTTAATTATAGCCGAGTCTGTTATCGTTTTTACTGATATTTCGAAGACGTTAAAGGAACTTTTCAGAGTTTTAAAAAGTGACGGGACTTTAATCATGATTGAAATGACAGCTGAACAATACCTGCCAGAAGAAAAACAAAAAAAAGCATGTAGTCTATACGGCATCAATGAAATATTAGAGAAAGATGAATGGATATTGCGGCTACATCAAGCTGGATTAACTCAAGTTGAAATGATAAGTACTCCATCTGAGCTTATACAAAGTGAAATTAATGACATAAATTCATCGAAGAACATAAATATGGAACTCTTTGAGTTATGGGAGGAGCATAACGAATTTATACTCCATAACCGGGATTTCATCGGTTACCGTGCATTTAAATGTCGCAAAACATAAGGAAATATTATTCCTACTACAATGACTGTTCCTCCCATAATCAACAAATTTAAAAGACAATTCTGTTTTTGGAATTTCTGCAAGCATCTCTGCCTTGTTTTACAAAACTGAAATTACCTTCAACTTTCATTCTCTAGACGGTTGTCTGATACACAATTTTATCAACTGCATATGTTATATAAGGACACGTCTGTAAGTAGTCTTGAAAGGAGGGTAAAAATGAATCAATCTGTTTTATATAATCAATGTTGTAGGTTTCATGGTCAACGAGTGAGAATTACTTGTAATGATGGTAGGGTTCACGTGGGGGAAATTACTAGAGTTAGTAGAAATATGGTCTGGATTCGACCTGATGAAAACCTTGGTGGCTATAGCTTAGGATTTTTTGGTGGGTTTGGAGGATCCGGATTTGGATTTGGTATCGCTCTGGGTGCAATTGCTGGAATCGCTCTAGCTTCCGCATTTTTTTGGTAAACATATCCTATCTTATTAAAATTAATTTACTATTCCACTAGTATAGTTTAACATTTACAATTGACGATTTTGACTCTGAGAAAAACTGTGCTGGTGGAGTAACATCAACTAGATGAATGCCAACAAGAGAGCCTTATATTATATACAATTATTATGAGGGAGAGAATTTCCGTATTTATCAAAGGTCCAATTTTTTCAACTGTTTACTACAGTAAACAATGTTGTCAGATAAAAAATTAAAGCATTTTTCATTGTCTTGTATCGAACATAAGGTTGACATTATTTCCAGCAATGAACCAATAGTTACACTGATTATTCGAAAGATTGTCAACGAAGTTAATAAGTGGTGAGCTGCTGTATTTTCTATTTTCTCATTTAAGTAGAGCAGCAGTTTAGTTCAACAAGTCAAATGCAAATAGGTGGAATTGTTACGGACTTCACTTAAACTAACGAAGCAGGTTAGTTCAATAAGTGTGTTGGAGGTCTGGATATCCTAGAGGGCTAGAAGCGTTAATCCAATAATGGATTAATGCTCTTTTTGTTTGTATAATCATAAATCTTGATGAGATGATAAAAATTATTTTCAACTCTTAAATAAGTTTTTTGAAAAACGTGACGCTTTCATTTTAATTTACGTCTAAGTATATAGAAAGAGGTGAACGTTGTGGAGCAAGAAGAATTAACTAAATGGTTTGATGAATATGGCGAATCCATTTTAACCTACATACTATTAATATTGAAAGACTACCAACATGCAGAAGATTTAACGCAAGAAACTTTTATAAAAGCTTATAAAAATCAACATAAATTTGAACAGAAATCGACGGTGAAAACGTGGTTATTCTCTATCGCTTTTAATGTGATAAATGACTACTTTCGAAAAAAACATCCGTTACAACATTATTTGGGTATAACATTAGCAGAACAAGACTACAAACCAATACCTGAACAAATTGTAGTAATGAATGATCAAACTGAACAATTATATAGGTCCATTCAACAATTAAAACCTTCTTACAGACATGTGATCATTTTACGGAAGTTAAAAGAATTCTCTACGGAGGAATCATCTATCATTCTAAACTGGTCTGAAAGTAAAGTGA is drawn from Psychrobacillus sp. INOP01 and contains these coding sequences:
- a CDS encoding amino acid permease, encoding METDKRNLQRTMTSRHITMMALGGAIGAGLFKGSSSAIDMAGPSILIAYLIGGIILLFIMQGLAEMAVRNSGARTFRDLVQSILGKYPAYFLDWIYWKMWVLNITAESVVAAIFIQYWLPEYPIWILALAVSVLVTAINLLSVKVFAETEYWLALIKITVIIVFIMAGLLLLLVTFGDHTAVGFSNLTDHGGFFPNGSTGLITAMLVVIYSYGGTEIIGVTLAETKNPEKVVPKAVRSTLIRIISFYIIPFFIIVSLIPWNEVNGVPESPFVMVFQMIGIPGADHIMNTVVLLAIISSMNSGLYGSSRVLYTQAVDGRIPKIFSRLSKKKVPVYAILMCTSALYGGVLISLFAGSKTFEFLMGSLGYTVLFIWLIIALAHLNSRKQQPGKTSSYSVRWFPYTTWAAIIALITILIGIIFTTSIIVTIITLCIYIFITLTYVWQRRFNKI
- a CDS encoding VOC family protein, with product MKSEVCVISIYVPNLNKAVDFYTNTLGFELDKQYGPKLISLVHGELPLVLEENDNATYNQEISGVVLGLRTEDIYEKVKFLKEKKVNFIIDEPTNCPPGKYISFRDPFGNILEYLQFENL
- a CDS encoding STAS/SEC14 domain-containing protein, with the translated sequence MLNIKDLSTTIYEDIIITNLTGYISITDVNTWFNSFEKTCYSFIGQGKKYKLLVNRKGYTPEHFSVQKLWKDKFFSNNILENVIAVAFLLEEGDILSHLEHTNTKDNVKFSSNYDQLFDWLSAYRY
- a CDS encoding YeiH family protein; amino-acid sequence: MVSQNLAKIDKVGVPRKKPSPNSTLGLWFGGIAFTCVIAAIGFALSTIPGFDRVGSLAIAIIIAVVYRQIFGYPEAIRSGIQFSAKRFLRFAIILFGLKLNIDVVIHQGIGLLVRDVGVIVFAILVTVWLGKLLKANSSLSLLLGIGTGVCGAAAIAAVSPIIKAKDDDTAIGAGIIALVGTIFSITYTILLPLLPGTAIHYGIWSGISLHEIAHVALAAAPAGQDALAIALLAKLGRVLLLVPLSFILMYWINRNNVENTEETNIEFPWFLIGFILMSLFGSYVLGNYIPISNGVSNGISTFTSFILTAAMVGLGLNVSIRDLRTKALRPLIAMSITSVILSIITFFIA
- a CDS encoding LysR family transcriptional regulator, producing MNFHLQVFVMVAEKKSFSRAAEELHLTQPAVSQYIRALEDSIGTRLLERTNKYVRLNQAGEIVFLHAKEILGLYTKMQCLIDDLTHKAIGSISIGASYTFGEYILPHIIARLQNLYPEISPSIAIHNTKEIIDLVTNHQLDIGIIEGHFQGEKLVTEIVAEDNMVVVASPDHHLIKKKREIKISELEEETWIVRENGSGTREATENLFRKYEMTPKKLMEFGSTQLIKESVEAGLGISLLSNWAIEKELHNHYIKIIKVKGLPFKRNFSILTNTTYETKVLKSFIETLHQYLSQQERF
- a CDS encoding LysE family translocator — translated: MSMLSLLVYAFVASFTPGPNNIMSLYYANKFGLKQTFRFCLGVGFGFFILLLFANYFSVALNTAFPEVEFIMKLFGCLYLLYLAYKIITSKVSKEQQFNNRYNNLKSGAMLQFINPKATIYAITVTATFVTPFYHHYLTQFLFVILLAVIGFIGTFSWSLFGSLFKKLIAKYQTVFNTIMALLLVYTAVTILFH
- a CDS encoding class I SAM-dependent methyltransferase translates to MSNAYLDLLAYLGIGGAHPGGFSLTKSILEVEKIQPNESVLDIGCGTGQTAAFIAERFNCQVIAIDNHPIMVDKARQRFYKNEATVKVIKGDIQNMDFVDNSFDLIIAESVIVFTDISKTLKELFRVLKSDGTLIMIEMTAEQYLPEEKQKKACSLYGINEILEKDEWILRLHQAGLTQVEMISTPSELIQSEINDINSSKNINMELFELWEEHNEFILHNRDFIGYRAFKCRKT
- a CDS encoding RNA polymerase sigma factor, yielding MEQEELTKWFDEYGESILTYILLILKDYQHAEDLTQETFIKAYKNQHKFEQKSTVKTWLFSIAFNVINDYFRKKHPLQHYLGITLAEQDYKPIPEQIVVMNDQTEQLYRSIQQLKPSYRHVIILRKLKEFSTEESSIILNWSESKVKMTLKRALADLKNELLNGGFTYENFLR